A portion of the Pseudorasbora parva isolate DD20220531a chromosome 1, ASM2467924v1, whole genome shotgun sequence genome contains these proteins:
- the LOC137080125 gene encoding histone H2B-like, whose amino-acid sequence MPEPAKSAPKKGSKKAVTKTAGKSGKKRKRSRKESYAIYVYKVLKQVHPDTGISSKAMGIMNSFVNDIFERIAGEASRLAHYNKRSTITSREIQTAVRLLLPGELAKHAVSEGTKAVTKYTSSK is encoded by the coding sequence ATGCCTGAGCCAGCGAAGTCCGCGCCCAAGAAGGGCTCGAAGAAGGCCGTCACTAAAACCGCCGGCAAGAGCGGAAAGAAGCGCAAGAGGTCCAGGAAGGAGAGCTACGCTATCTACGTGTACAAAGTCCTGAAGCAGGTTCATCCCGACACCGGCATCTCCTCCAAGGCGATGGGAATCATGAACTCTTTCGTCAACGACATCTTCGAGCGCATCGCCGGTGAAGCGTCTCGTCTCGCTCACTACAACAAGCGCTCCACCATCACATCGAGAGAGATCCAGACCGCCGTGCGTCTGCTGCTGCCCGGGGAGCTGGCCAAACACGCCGTGTCTGAGGGCACAAAGGCTGTGACCAAATACACCAGCTCAAAGTAA